The proteins below come from a single Candidatus Flexicrinis affinis genomic window:
- a CDS encoding DinB family protein, producing MSTLWTNLAHPLPGYSPSVAMALWQLEDSRHRTLRWLATVDSALVDWEPDNGDTVNTLGTLLYHIGAIEIDWVFYDILQTDFPADVERLFDVDVRDGSGRLSVVRKQPVDQHLHRLQVARHAVLDALRPMTESDFVRPRTMERYLVSPAWALHHLAQHEAEHRGEMMALIARAPKPSAD from the coding sequence ATGAGCACGTTGTGGACGAACCTCGCGCATCCGCTCCCCGGGTACTCGCCCTCTGTGGCCATGGCGCTTTGGCAGCTCGAAGACAGCCGGCACCGCACGCTGCGTTGGCTCGCTACGGTCGATTCGGCGTTGGTCGACTGGGAACCGGACAACGGCGATACCGTCAACACGCTTGGCACGCTGCTCTACCACATCGGAGCGATCGAGATCGACTGGGTGTTCTATGACATCCTGCAGACCGATTTCCCGGCCGACGTCGAGCGCTTGTTCGATGTCGACGTGCGCGACGGATCGGGCCGGCTTAGCGTCGTGCGCAAGCAGCCGGTCGACCAGCACCTGCACCGCTTGCAGGTCGCTCGGCACGCGGTCCTCGACGCCCTGCGGCCGATGACCGAGTCGGACTTCGTGCGGCCGCGCACGATGGAACGCTACTTGGTCAGCCCGGCTTGGGCCTTGCATCATCTGGCCCAGCACGAGGCCGAGCACCGTGGCGAGATGATGGCCCTGATCGCGCGCGCGCCAAAACCGTCGGCGGATTAG
- a CDS encoding methyltransferase domain-containing protein, with translation MTNDIKSLSTDRFSRFAERYVQASQMGATAEPAKLVAMAAPQPTDRLLDIATGGGHTALTFAPHVGHVVASDLALGMLNAARSYAQQKSADIEFTAADAEALPFKDASFDIVSCRIAQHHFPDVFRFMQECARVLRPGGRLVMQDQVTPEPDAAARYLDSFERLRDPSHHRIYSELEWRGLYLDVGLTVDHVELARHRTSLVTWAERQDCSPEVIEHLHVMMAQAPDAVREWVHPEAAGTPDAKFDHVYILICGSKPA, from the coding sequence ATGACGAATGATATCAAATCGCTGTCGACCGATCGTTTCTCGCGCTTTGCCGAACGCTATGTGCAGGCCTCGCAGATGGGCGCCACCGCCGAGCCTGCCAAGCTCGTGGCGATGGCCGCACCCCAACCGACCGATCGGCTGCTCGATATCGCCACCGGCGGCGGCCACACTGCCCTGACCTTTGCCCCGCATGTCGGTCATGTCGTCGCCTCCGATCTGGCGCTCGGCATGCTGAATGCGGCCCGCTCGTATGCGCAGCAAAAAAGCGCGGATATCGAATTCACCGCCGCCGACGCCGAAGCGCTGCCGTTCAAAGACGCCTCGTTCGACATCGTCTCGTGCCGCATCGCGCAACACCACTTTCCGGACGTGTTCAGGTTCATGCAGGAGTGTGCGCGTGTCCTGCGGCCGGGCGGGCGGCTCGTCATGCAGGATCAAGTCACGCCCGAGCCGGACGCCGCCGCGCGTTACCTCGACAGCTTCGAGCGCCTGCGCGATCCGTCGCACCACCGCATCTACTCGGAATTGGAATGGCGCGGGCTGTACCTCGACGTCGGCCTGACCGTCGATCACGTCGAACTGGCCCGCCATCGCACGTCGCTCGTCACGTGGGCCGAACGGCAGGACTGCTCGCCCGAGGTCATTGAACACCTGCACGTGATGATGGCGCAAGCGCCCGACGCCGTGCGCGAATGGGTCCATCCTGAAGCCGCCGGCACGCCCGATGCGAAATTCGATCACGTCTACATTCTGATCTGTGGGAGCAAACCGGCATGA
- a CDS encoding enoyl-CoA hydratase/isomerase family protein, with product MPHVTLTERAPVLEVTLNRAEKRNAINHALLTDLDTILDAAERLATDAPTVWRAVILRADGPAFSAGLDLGGFEQSAAAFGEQWRDNLFVLTAFYQRILGKIEALSLPVIALLHGPVIGFGMELALAADFRIAAVGARLQLPEARIGLVPDVGGTTRLTRLLGPARAKEYILTGKPFDLADAERWGLVNTVVQPEELAQRGEMLAGELAVAAPLAVRYGKKVIDGLADSQRGQLLEAWAQAALIRTEDFMRGAQAAFTRTDPEWTGR from the coding sequence ATGCCGCACGTCACGCTGACCGAACGCGCGCCCGTCCTCGAAGTCACGCTGAACCGCGCGGAGAAGCGAAACGCGATCAATCATGCGCTGCTGACCGACCTCGACACGATATTGGATGCCGCCGAGCGGCTGGCGACCGACGCGCCGACCGTCTGGCGCGCGGTGATCTTGCGCGCCGATGGCCCCGCCTTCAGCGCCGGCCTCGACCTCGGCGGCTTCGAGCAGTCCGCCGCGGCCTTCGGCGAACAATGGCGCGACAACCTGTTCGTGCTCACGGCGTTCTACCAGCGCATCCTCGGCAAGATCGAGGCGCTGTCACTGCCGGTCATCGCCCTGCTGCACGGTCCGGTCATCGGCTTCGGCATGGAGCTGGCACTCGCGGCAGATTTCCGTATCGCGGCGGTGGGGGCACGCTTACAGCTGCCCGAAGCGCGCATCGGTCTGGTGCCGGATGTCGGCGGCACGACCCGCCTGACACGGCTTCTGGGCCCGGCCCGCGCCAAAGAGTACATCCTCACCGGCAAGCCGTTCGATTTGGCCGATGCCGAACGCTGGGGACTGGTCAACACGGTCGTCCAGCCCGAGGAACTCGCCCAGCGCGGCGAAATGCTCGCCGGCGAACTGGCGGTGGCGGCCCCGCTGGCCGTGCGCTATGGCAAGAAGGTGATCGACGGCTTGGCCGACTCGCAGCGCGGGCAGCTGCTCGAAGCGTGGGCGCAGGCCGCGCTGATCCGCACCGAAGACTTCATGCGCGGCGCGCAGGCAGCGTTCACCCGCACCGACCCGGAGTGGACCGGTCGCTAG
- a CDS encoding PaaI family thioesterase, whose translation MANSTEFTRTYTYHDPTEAAAVGRTMAGLDYMRALIAGEYPTPPIADTLGYRLVEVDHGSAAFEGQPDVWLMNPIGVVHGGYAMTLLDSALGCAIHTTLPAGVGYTTVQVNVNLVRPILPGTGVVRAEARVIHAGRQIATAEGMLKDSSGKLLAHATTTCAIFPLREIG comes from the coding sequence ATGGCGAATTCGACCGAATTCACGCGGACTTATACCTATCACGATCCCACCGAGGCCGCCGCTGTCGGCCGCACTATGGCGGGCCTCGACTACATGCGCGCGCTGATCGCCGGCGAGTATCCCACGCCGCCGATCGCCGATACGCTCGGCTACCGGCTGGTCGAAGTCGATCACGGGAGCGCTGCGTTCGAGGGGCAGCCGGACGTGTGGCTGATGAATCCGATCGGCGTGGTGCATGGCGGCTATGCAATGACGCTGCTCGACAGCGCGCTCGGATGCGCAATCCACACCACGCTGCCGGCAGGGGTGGGCTATACCACGGTACAGGTCAACGTCAATCTCGTCCGGCCGATTCTGCCCGGCACCGGCGTCGTGCGCGCCGAGGCGCGCGTGATCCACGCCGGTCGGCAAATCGCCACAGCCGAAGGGATGCTCAAGGACTCTAGCGGCAAGTTGCTTGCGCACGCCACGACGACGTGCGCGATCTTCCCGCTGCGCGAAATCGGCTGA
- a CDS encoding Gfo/Idh/MocA family oxidoreductase, whose product MIRFGVVGAGWRTRFFLKVARACPDRFEVTGIVTRDRKRAAKWLPPYDVPLFKSLDDLIDTRPQFVITSVPWGVNPGLLTTLANKNMPALSETPPATTVEEMIDLWRLVEYGAKIAVFEQYHLQPMHAARIAFVESGRLGRPTFANVSVAHGYHGISLIRRLLGITYEDAVIRAQSFTAPIVKSRDRDGYLDKEQITTSDQVIATFDFGEKLGMLDFVGEQYWSPIRGHRVTVRGERGELIDDRATVLLDHRTPLTIPFVRHVAGGPGNIEGHYVKGVQAGESWLYTNPFGTAELNDEETSDAEVLTRMAEYAEGGPCFYPLAEACQDRYLDILTWKSVETGRPVASERQPWAP is encoded by the coding sequence ATGATCCGGTTTGGTGTTGTCGGCGCGGGATGGCGTACGCGCTTCTTCCTCAAAGTGGCGCGCGCCTGCCCGGATCGGTTCGAGGTTACGGGGATTGTCACCCGCGACCGAAAAAGGGCGGCGAAGTGGCTGCCTCCTTATGATGTGCCGCTGTTCAAGTCGCTGGACGACCTCATCGACACGCGCCCGCAGTTCGTCATCACAAGCGTGCCGTGGGGCGTAAACCCGGGCCTGCTGACCACTTTAGCGAACAAGAATATGCCCGCGCTCAGCGAGACGCCGCCGGCGACGACCGTCGAGGAGATGATCGATCTGTGGCGACTGGTCGAGTACGGCGCGAAGATCGCCGTGTTCGAGCAGTACCACCTCCAGCCGATGCACGCGGCACGGATCGCATTTGTGGAGTCTGGGCGGCTAGGCCGTCCCACCTTCGCCAATGTATCGGTCGCGCACGGCTATCACGGCATCAGCCTGATCCGGCGACTGCTCGGAATCACGTACGAGGACGCCGTGATCCGCGCGCAGTCGTTCACCGCGCCGATCGTCAAGAGCCGTGACCGAGACGGCTATCTCGACAAAGAACAGATTACGACCTCGGATCAGGTGATCGCGACGTTCGATTTCGGCGAGAAGTTGGGCATGCTCGATTTCGTAGGCGAACAATACTGGTCGCCGATCCGCGGTCACCGCGTGACAGTGCGCGGCGAACGCGGCGAGTTGATCGACGACCGGGCGACCGTACTGCTCGACCACCGCACGCCGCTGACGATCCCGTTTGTCCGGCATGTCGCGGGCGGGCCGGGCAACATCGAGGGTCACTACGTCAAAGGTGTTCAGGCGGGCGAATCGTGGCTGTACACCAATCCGTTCGGGACGGCTGAGCTGAACGATGAGGAGACGTCGGACGCGGAGGTGCTGACGCGGATGGCGGAATACGCCGAGGGCGGGCCGTGCTTCTACCCGCTTGCCGAGGCGTGTCAGGACCGCTACCTCGATATTCTGACGTGGAAATCGGTCGAGACGGGCCGGCCAGTCGCCAGCGAACGCCAGCCGTGGGCGCCGTAG
- a CDS encoding dihydrofolate reductase encodes MRKLIVTEFMSLDGVIENPMWTFKYWNDEIAAFKGEETSSEQPILLGRVTYEGFAASWPSRTDEESGGVYFNGTRKYVVSTTLDTADWNNSIIIRDNVVEEIAKLKQQDGPDIVVHGSAKLVKTLMKHDLVDVFRLLIYPVVLGTGQRLFEAGMEATLKLVESRSFSSGVAALIYEPDRG; translated from the coding sequence ATGCGAAAGTTGATCGTAACCGAGTTCATGTCGCTGGACGGCGTCATCGAGAACCCGATGTGGACGTTCAAGTACTGGAACGACGAGATCGCCGCGTTCAAAGGGGAAGAGACGTCATCCGAGCAACCCATTCTGCTCGGGCGCGTAACCTATGAGGGATTCGCGGCGTCGTGGCCAAGCCGGACGGACGAAGAGTCCGGTGGCGTGTACTTCAACGGAACGCGCAAGTACGTGGTATCCACCACACTCGATACGGCGGACTGGAACAATTCGATCATCATCCGTGACAACGTCGTCGAGGAGATCGCGAAGCTCAAGCAGCAGGATGGCCCCGATATCGTCGTCCACGGCAGCGCCAAGCTCGTGAAGACACTGATGAAGCACGACCTCGTAGACGTCTTCCGTCTGCTGATCTACCCGGTCGTGCTCGGCACGGGCCAGCGTCTCTTCGAAGCGGGCATGGAGGCGACGCTCAAGCTGGTGGAAAGCCGGTCGTTCAGCTCAGGCGTGGCGGCGCTGATCTACGAACCCGACCGCGGCTAG
- a CDS encoding AraC family transcriptional regulator: protein MEPFVFESRASDSPFVDSIWRTISSEGGTFISIAQSYVSLVVTRQRGKTWVSLMGPETVATHAGVPDHAEFFGIVFKLGTYLPHIPTRQLVDAHIDLPDASARTVWMHGAACELPTFENADTFVSRLIRDGSLSREPTIADVIGGRIPDVSSRTLQRRFVHAAGISQGTMLQIERARHALELLERGTPILDVVALAGYSDQPHLTRAVRLYTGQTPAQILRAPAIRSS, encoded by the coding sequence TTGGAACCCTTCGTCTTTGAGTCACGCGCGTCCGACTCTCCGTTTGTCGACTCGATCTGGCGGACGATCAGCAGCGAGGGCGGCACGTTCATTTCGATTGCCCAGTCGTATGTGAGCCTCGTTGTCACACGCCAGCGGGGAAAGACGTGGGTTTCACTCATGGGTCCGGAGACGGTCGCTACCCATGCTGGCGTCCCCGATCACGCCGAGTTCTTCGGTATCGTGTTCAAGCTCGGTACCTACCTGCCCCACATCCCGACCCGCCAGCTCGTCGATGCGCACATCGACCTGCCCGACGCATCCGCCCGCACGGTATGGATGCACGGCGCGGCCTGCGAACTCCCGACGTTCGAGAACGCGGACACGTTCGTATCCCGCCTGATCCGCGATGGGTCGCTGAGCCGTGAACCGACAATCGCGGACGTGATCGGCGGGCGCATCCCGGACGTATCGTCAAGGACGCTTCAGCGCCGGTTCGTGCACGCGGCCGGCATCTCGCAGGGCACCATGCTGCAGATCGAACGCGCCCGCCATGCGCTGGAACTGCTCGAACGTGGCACCCCGATCCTCGACGTTGTCGCTCTGGCTGGCTACTCCGATCAGCCGCACCTCACCCGCGCCGTGCGTCTCTATACAGGCCAAACGCCGGCGCAAATCCTGCGCGCTCCGGCCATCCGCTCCAGCTGA
- a CDS encoding DUF2277 domain-containing protein: MCRNIRTLYNFEPPATDDEIRAAALQFVRKLSGFNKPSKANEAAFNSAVDQVTDAARTLLASLTTTAAPRDREQVAAALKIRSARRFAR; this comes from the coding sequence ATGTGCCGGAACATCCGCACACTGTACAACTTCGAGCCGCCGGCAACCGACGACGAAATCCGCGCTGCCGCGCTGCAGTTCGTCCGCAAGCTGAGCGGATTCAACAAACCGTCGAAGGCCAACGAGGCGGCCTTCAACAGCGCCGTCGATCAGGTGACGGACGCCGCCCGGACGCTGCTCGCGTCCCTGACCACCACCGCCGCCCCACGCGACCGCGAACAGGTGGCCGCAGCGCTGAAGATCCGGTCGGCGCGGCGGTTCGCCCGCTGA
- a CDS encoding site-specific DNA-methyltransferase yields the protein MTDFPLDTILHGDCRDVLNRLPERSVDVIFADPPYNLQLHQSLVRPNHTLVDAVDDAWDQFDDFAAYDRFTREWLSACRRVLKDTGTLWVIGSYHNIYRVGSILQDLGYWFLNDLVWLKSNPMPHFRGVRFTNAHETLLWVKKSRDQKKYTFNYHAMKSVNDGLQMRSDWEIPICTGGERLTDGGGQKIHNTQKPEALLYRVILATSNPGDVVLDPFFGTGTTGAVARRLGRHYIGIERDAAYIEAARARIDAIPVPDADDEVLGRAFGPRKLPRVKFASLLERGLLRPGQVLFFDGDPHRAATVLADGRLRAPDGGCGSIHQLGAAFGKAPSCNGWARWFYEESGLMHPIDNLRARARAEDGIVS from the coding sequence ATGACCGACTTCCCCCTCGACACGATCCTCCACGGCGACTGCCGCGACGTGCTGAACCGCTTGCCCGAGCGGTCGGTCGACGTGATCTTCGCCGATCCGCCGTACAACCTGCAGCTCCATCAGTCGCTGGTCCGGCCAAACCATACGCTGGTCGATGCCGTGGACGATGCGTGGGATCAGTTCGACGACTTTGCCGCGTACGACCGGTTCACGCGCGAGTGGCTGTCGGCCTGCCGGCGCGTACTGAAGGACACCGGCACGCTGTGGGTGATCGGCAGCTACCACAATATCTACCGTGTCGGGTCGATCCTGCAAGACCTCGGCTACTGGTTCCTGAACGATCTGGTGTGGCTGAAGTCCAACCCCATGCCGCACTTCCGCGGGGTGCGTTTCACCAATGCGCATGAAACGCTGCTGTGGGTCAAGAAGTCGAGAGATCAGAAGAAGTACACCTTCAACTATCACGCGATGAAGTCGGTCAACGACGGCCTACAAATGCGCTCGGACTGGGAAATCCCGATTTGCACGGGCGGAGAACGGCTGACCGATGGAGGGGGCCAGAAAATCCACAACACCCAGAAACCCGAGGCATTGCTGTACCGTGTCATCCTCGCGACGAGCAACCCCGGCGACGTGGTGCTCGACCCGTTCTTCGGCACCGGCACGACCGGGGCGGTCGCGCGCAGGTTGGGGCGGCACTATATCGGCATCGAACGGGACGCGGCCTACATCGAGGCGGCGCGCGCGCGAATCGACGCGATTCCCGTGCCAGACGCCGATGACGAGGTGCTGGGCCGCGCGTTCGGGCCGCGCAAGCTGCCGCGTGTGAAGTTCGCATCGCTGCTGGAACGGGGGCTACTTCGACCGGGGCAGGTGCTGTTCTTTGACGGAGATCCACACCGGGCCGCGACTGTGCTGGCGGACGGCAGGCTGCGCGCGCCGGATGGCGGATGCGGCAGTATTCATCAACTGGGGGCGGCGTTCGGTAAGGCGCCGTCGTGCAACGGGTGGGCGCGCTGGTTCTACGAGGAATCGGGCCTGATGCATCCGATCGACAACCTCCGCGCGCGCGCCCGCGCAGAGGACGGCATCGTCTCATAA
- a CDS encoding TlpA family protein disulfide reductase gives MSFKHPSPSPISRRWRIRMSPLVVFALAAALLVTAVAAMVVMGQTAQPLSDGPAPDFSLAMHDGSTFRLSDHRGQWVVVNFWGSWCMACRIEAPELQQVWTKYRDHGVTVVGIGFRDAPDRALGFIEEFDLTFPNGHDDALSVTRQFGITGAPETYLIDPEGVIRAISIGQFTEGWLDSTMAELLGVQAPDGA, from the coding sequence GTGTCTTTCAAGCATCCTTCGCCTTCCCCGATTTCCCGCCGCTGGCGCATCCGCATGTCGCCGTTGGTCGTGTTTGCCTTGGCCGCAGCCTTGCTGGTGACGGCGGTCGCCGCCATGGTCGTCATGGGTCAGACAGCCCAACCACTCAGCGACGGCCCTGCGCCCGACTTTTCACTGGCGATGCATGACGGCAGCACCTTCAGGCTTTCGGATCACCGCGGGCAGTGGGTGGTCGTCAACTTCTGGGGGAGTTGGTGCATGGCCTGTCGTATCGAAGCGCCGGAGCTGCAGCAGGTGTGGACGAAGTACCGCGATCACGGCGTGACGGTGGTGGGTATCGGGTTTCGCGATGCCCCGGACAGGGCGCTGGGATTCATCGAGGAATTCGATCTCACGTTTCCAAACGGTCACGACGACGCCCTGAGCGTGACCCGCCAGTTCGGGATTACCGGCGCGCCGGAGACGTACTTGATTGACCCCGAAGGGGTAATCCGCGCGATCAGCATCGGTCAGTTCACCGAGGGATGGTTAGATTCAACGATGGCGGAACTGCTAGGCGTGCAAGCGCCGGACGGGGCGTGA
- a CDS encoding helix-turn-helix domain-containing protein, which produces MAQIKATIEPGAVYSRQEASEALGISLSTLKRLIARGHLKISKPTGMRRVFITGDSILAMLNQTAIDKGA; this is translated from the coding sequence ATGGCACAGATCAAAGCGACCATTGAGCCAGGTGCGGTCTACTCGCGCCAGGAAGCGTCTGAGGCACTCGGCATTAGCCTGAGCACCCTCAAGCGCTTGATTGCGCGTGGCCACCTCAAGATCAGCAAGCCGACCGGCATGCGCCGCGTGTTCATCACCGGCGACTCGATTCTGGCGATGCTGAATCAGACCGCGATTGACAAGGGTGCGTAA
- a CDS encoding HNH endonuclease: MGDNGLVSQGRVLLLNGSTWEPLAVVSLPRAINLVIAEKAVIVEQTGEFLRTVRSRFPVPSVIALRRYINVPRRQAHWSRKGVLLRDNFVCIYCGVMPGSISHNKVLAKDDFTIDHIVPRSRGGKDQWTNTACACYHCNHRKGSRLPHEAGLKMLWEPKTPRTSYLVIAVGSGPDAWKRYIEV, encoded by the coding sequence GTGGGCGACAATGGGTTAGTATCACAAGGACGAGTTCTACTGCTGAACGGCTCGACATGGGAACCGCTGGCGGTCGTCAGCCTTCCCCGGGCCATCAATCTGGTCATCGCCGAGAAGGCGGTGATCGTCGAACAGACCGGCGAGTTCTTACGGACCGTGAGGTCTCGATTCCCCGTCCCCTCGGTGATCGCGCTGCGGCGCTACATCAACGTGCCGCGCCGGCAGGCGCATTGGTCGCGCAAAGGGGTGCTTTTGCGCGATAACTTTGTCTGCATTTACTGCGGCGTGATGCCCGGGTCGATCAGCCACAACAAGGTGCTGGCGAAGGACGACTTCACTATCGATCACATCGTGCCGCGAAGCCGGGGCGGCAAGGATCAGTGGACGAATACCGCCTGCGCCTGCTACCACTGCAATCATCGCAAAGGGAGCAGGCTGCCGCACGAGGCCGGCCTGAAGATGCTCTGGGAGCCCAAGACACCGCGCACCAGCTACTTGGTGATCGCGGTGGGCAGCGGCCCCGACGCGTGGAAACGCTATATCGAAGTCTAG
- a CDS encoding IS3 family transposase yields the protein MSRYRFIAEERRVYPLRRLCAVLKVSVSGFYDWLKRTPSRRAQANHGLSARIRAVHEASRQTYGTLRVQAELRAHGERAGKHRIARLMRQMGLQTKGRRRFKTTTQRDATHRRAPNLLAGDFTAKQSNEKWLSDITYIATREGWLYLAGIQDVFSRRIVGWAMSDRPTKTLVCDAWRLAVGRRGAPRLHHSDQGSQYTSDDYLRLLENDQVTLSMSDVGRCYDNAMQESFWGTLKTECADRPFPTRAAARKAIFEYIEVWYNRQRRHSALGYLSPADFEQLACP from the coding sequence GTGAGCCGCTACCGGTTCATCGCCGAGGAGCGGAGGGTGTATCCGCTGCGACGGTTGTGTGCGGTGCTGAAGGTGTCGGTGAGCGGGTTCTACGACTGGCTGAAACGCACGCCCAGCCGTCGCGCGCAAGCCAATCACGGGCTGAGCGCACGGATCCGAGCGGTCCATGAGGCGAGCCGCCAGACCTATGGCACGCTGCGCGTTCAGGCGGAACTGCGGGCACATGGCGAGCGGGCGGGCAAGCACCGGATTGCGCGGCTAATGCGCCAGATGGGCTTACAGACCAAAGGGCGACGGCGCTTCAAGACGACTACCCAGCGCGATGCGACCCACCGCCGCGCTCCGAACCTGCTGGCAGGCGACTTCACGGCCAAGCAGTCGAACGAAAAGTGGCTGTCGGATATCACCTACATCGCGACCCGCGAGGGATGGCTGTATCTGGCAGGCATTCAAGATGTGTTTTCGCGGCGCATAGTGGGGTGGGCGATGAGTGACCGCCCGACCAAAACACTGGTTTGTGACGCGTGGCGGCTGGCGGTGGGGCGGCGGGGTGCACCGCGCCTGCACCATTCCGACCAGGGCAGTCAATACACCAGCGACGATTACCTGCGCCTGTTGGAGAACGACCAGGTGACCCTCAGCATGAGTGATGTCGGGCGCTGCTATGACAACGCCATGCAGGAGAGCTTCTGGGGAACGCTGAAGACCGAGTGCGCCGACCGTCCGTTTCCGACCCGCGCGGCGGCTCGTAAGGCGATCTTCGAGTACATCGAGGTGTGGTACAACCGTCAGCGGCGGCACTCAGCCTTGGGCTATCTCAGCCCTGCTGATTTCGAGCAACTCGCTTGCCCCTGA
- a CDS encoding transposase has protein sequence MGRYKKYTEEFKRDVLAMVAEKTRTIAQIERDLDLTPGLIYKWQQRYRVQDERLEPSEARAEQAELRRLKRELEIVKQERDILKKAIQVFSRGES, from the coding sequence ATGGGACGCTACAAGAAGTACACCGAGGAGTTCAAGCGGGACGTATTGGCGATGGTGGCGGAGAAGACGCGGACGATTGCGCAGATCGAACGCGACTTGGATCTGACGCCAGGACTGATCTACAAGTGGCAGCAGCGCTACCGGGTGCAGGACGAGCGGCTGGAACCGAGCGAAGCGCGGGCGGAGCAAGCGGAGCTGCGGCGGTTGAAGCGCGAGCTGGAGATCGTCAAGCAGGAGCGGGATATCCTAAAAAAAGCCATCCAGGTGTTCTCGCGGGGGGAGTCGTGA
- a CDS encoding NYN domain-containing protein, whose product MKANVYIDGFNLYYGCLKGTPYKWLDVSMLAQALLPTDTIHHIKYFTAKVSARPNDPDQPMRQQTYLRALETLPNLEIVFGRFQTRDVYMPLVNPVGQQNRAYVTRTDEKGSDVNLALHMLHDGHRGDYELAVIVSNDADLVEAIRLVRRDLHLPVGVLNPQIKAPRPSVDLRREATFIKSITKQHLKASQFPLTLTDASGVITKPTSW is encoded by the coding sequence ATGAAAGCGAATGTCTATATAGATGGATTCAATCTCTACTACGGGTGTCTAAAGGGAACTCCATACAAGTGGCTCGATGTCTCAATGCTGGCTCAAGCGCTTCTCCCCACTGACACCATTCACCACATAAAGTATTTCACCGCTAAAGTCTCAGCACGCCCAAACGATCCCGACCAGCCCATGCGCCAGCAGACCTACTTGCGAGCGCTAGAAACGCTTCCGAATCTTGAGATCGTCTTTGGCCGCTTCCAGACTCGAGACGTCTATATGCCGCTGGTCAATCCAGTCGGCCAACAGAACAGAGCATACGTAACCCGCACCGATGAAAAAGGCTCGGACGTCAACCTCGCGCTCCACATGCTGCATGATGGTCACCGCGGCGACTATGAGTTGGCGGTAATCGTCTCAAACGACGCCGATCTCGTTGAAGCTATCCGTCTCGTGCGGCGGGATCTGCACCTTCCTGTTGGCGTACTGAATCCGCAGATAAAGGCTCCTCGTCCCAGTGTCGACCTTAGGCGTGAGGCAACGTTCATCAAGTCGATCACCAAGCAGCATCTCAAGGCCAGTCAATTCCCGCTGACGTTGACTGACGCGTCCGGCGTCATCACCAAGCCGACGAGCTGGTAA